The following coding sequences lie in one Methylotuvimicrobium alcaliphilum 20Z genomic window:
- a CDS encoding WYL domain-containing protein: MIQQTIYEGLLKDRQVHATYTPRNKDCVDYIINPLGIVNRQNVIYLVCTLWNYHDVKQLALHRFQKAELLENEAMRPESFNLQEYIEKDQQFAYPHSDAPIQLQALFEPRAVIHLYETPLTEDQILTPQEDGRVLLQATILDTQELRWWLSSFGSRVEVVEPIGLRAYFIQETKSLIGRYQT, translated from the coding sequence TTGATTCAACAAACAATTTACGAAGGCTTATTGAAAGACAGGCAAGTTCATGCGACTTATACTCCTCGGAATAAAGACTGCGTCGATTACATTATCAATCCATTGGGGATCGTTAATCGTCAGAACGTGATTTATCTTGTTTGTACGCTATGGAATTATCATGATGTTAAACAATTGGCCTTACACCGCTTCCAAAAAGCTGAGCTACTCGAAAATGAAGCCATGCGACCTGAATCATTCAATTTACAGGAGTACATTGAAAAAGATCAACAATTTGCTTATCCACATAGCGATGCACCGATTCAATTACAAGCTTTATTCGAACCGCGTGCAGTGATTCATTTGTACGAAACGCCATTAACGGAAGATCAAATTCTAACACCCCAAGAAGATGGGCGAGTCTTGCTGCAAGCCACCATTCTGGATACCCAGGAATTACGCTGGTGGCTGAGCAGTTTTGGAAGTCGGGTTGAGGTTGTGGAACCAATTGGGTTAAGGGCGTATTTTATCCAGGAAACAAAATCTTTAATAGGACGATATCAGACTTGA
- a CDS encoding AAA family ATPase: MLSPKKHRIPRQRQAKNSLDQNCSLTHLKQTWFSRALLMGQNLRLLAKSIEIYDEIVNLLELDEVDFEEHKTSEIQRIIKKQASHFANPISENQETAFVNIVRMKQAFGFSEVEIQLLLFASILDLDGEFSECFEILERVSNRQFYRTLHKMLNAPENDIMQAFDKQGLLAKSGLLKINPAVDTIPDKLRLLKGISTTLLDNPNKPIADLFADYVRPVKAVELSARDFEHIAPSYQRLKKYLRHAIDQQLTGCNVLLYGPPGTGKTQMVRSLSAELKIDLYEISAEDAEGETLSGKERISACQLAQFLLQGKANHCLLFDEIEDIFSTPWPMFLEPENQSTGREKAWVNQLLENNPVPTFWLSNDITSIDPAFIRRFDIVRQLDIPPAPIRKKLLSKALRGIKVSEKWLNNMASLEQLSPAIIERAAKVTRAMGENKASTNESHLQDLIEGTLKAMTGEVKTSRRQAAEFYDPGLLNTVIDIDTISAGLKRSKQARLCLFGPPGTGKSAYAGFLADYLAIPLLAKHASDIIDCYVGNTEKNIARMFEQAKDENALLLLDEADSFLQNRNHSQHNWETTQVNELLVQMEHFDGLFICSTNMMENLDNAVLRRFDFKIKFDYLKTEQSWTLLQHYLGTALSRKSLSQKQRYQQQLEAMSCLTPGDFAAVKRKLTVLDETKNVEQFLQSLRDELSFKPVALNVLSGLGL; the protein is encoded by the coding sequence ATGCTCTCTCCCAAAAAACATCGCATTCCCAGGCAGCGGCAAGCCAAAAACAGCCTGGATCAGAATTGCTCCCTCACACACTTGAAACAAACTTGGTTCAGCCGGGCTTTATTGATGGGGCAAAACCTCAGGCTACTGGCGAAATCCATTGAAATATATGATGAAATAGTAAACTTGCTAGAACTGGACGAAGTAGATTTCGAGGAACACAAAACCTCGGAGATTCAACGAATCATTAAGAAACAAGCAAGCCATTTCGCCAATCCGATAAGCGAGAATCAGGAAACAGCATTCGTCAATATTGTTCGAATGAAACAGGCTTTCGGTTTCTCCGAGGTAGAAATTCAATTATTATTATTCGCCAGCATACTGGATCTCGATGGCGAATTTTCCGAGTGTTTCGAAATCCTAGAACGCGTCAGTAACCGGCAGTTCTATCGAACTTTACATAAAATGCTCAACGCGCCGGAGAACGATATTATGCAGGCTTTCGATAAACAAGGATTGCTAGCGAAAAGCGGCCTTTTGAAAATCAATCCTGCGGTTGACACCATCCCGGATAAACTCCGTCTATTAAAAGGCATTTCCACGACATTGTTGGACAACCCTAATAAACCGATTGCTGATTTATTCGCTGATTATGTCAGACCGGTAAAAGCAGTAGAATTATCGGCGCGAGATTTTGAACATATAGCACCATCTTATCAACGCTTGAAGAAGTATCTAAGACATGCGATCGACCAGCAACTAACCGGATGTAATGTCTTGCTCTATGGACCACCGGGCACTGGTAAAACGCAAATGGTACGCAGCCTTTCGGCTGAATTGAAAATCGATCTTTACGAAATCAGCGCAGAAGATGCCGAAGGAGAAACTTTATCGGGAAAAGAGCGTATATCCGCCTGCCAATTAGCACAATTTTTATTGCAAGGAAAAGCCAATCATTGTCTGCTTTTCGATGAAATCGAGGATATTTTTTCCACTCCGTGGCCAATGTTCTTAGAGCCCGAAAATCAATCAACCGGACGAGAAAAAGCGTGGGTCAACCAATTACTAGAAAACAACCCAGTGCCCACCTTTTGGCTGAGCAACGACATCACAAGTATCGATCCCGCCTTTATCCGTCGCTTCGACATCGTCCGGCAACTGGATATACCGCCCGCCCCGATACGAAAAAAACTACTATCCAAGGCATTACGCGGCATAAAAGTGAGTGAAAAATGGCTGAATAACATGGCAAGCCTGGAACAGCTATCACCCGCAATTATCGAACGGGCGGCTAAAGTCACACGAGCAATGGGGGAAAACAAAGCCTCTACCAATGAATCTCATTTGCAAGACTTGATCGAGGGCACGCTGAAAGCCATGACTGGTGAGGTGAAAACCAGCCGTCGCCAGGCAGCTGAATTTTACGATCCTGGATTGCTGAATACGGTAATAGATATAGACACAATTAGTGCGGGACTGAAACGATCAAAACAAGCTCGCCTCTGTCTATTCGGCCCACCCGGAACCGGAAAAAGCGCTTACGCTGGATTTTTGGCCGATTATCTGGCGATACCGTTGTTAGCTAAACACGCCTCCGACATTATCGATTGCTATGTCGGCAATACTGAAAAGAACATAGCGCGCATGTTTGAGCAGGCCAAAGACGAAAATGCCTTATTGCTACTGGACGAAGCGGATAGCTTCTTACAGAACCGAAATCATAGTCAACATAACTGGGAAACCACCCAAGTCAATGAGCTGCTGGTTCAGATGGAGCATTTCGACGGACTATTCATTTGTTCGACCAATATGATGGAAAATCTCGATAACGCAGTTTTACGTCGTTTCGATTTCAAAATTAAATTCGATTATTTGAAAACGGAGCAAAGCTGGACGCTATTGCAACATTACCTGGGAACAGCACTGAGCCGGAAGTCGCTAAGCCAAAAACAACGCTATCAACAACAATTGGAGGCGATGTCATGTTTGACACCGGGCGATTTCGCCGCAGTAAAACGCAAGCTGACGGTATTGGATGAAACGAAAAATGTAGAGCAATTTCTGCAAAGCTTGCGTGATGAACTATCATTCAAGCCGGTAGCCTTAAACGTTCTATCGGGTTTGGGGCTGTGA
- a CDS encoding ATP-binding cassette domain-containing protein, with protein sequence MPLIRLTNVSIAYGTHALLNNANFQLDPGERVGLLGRNGEGKSTLMKIIAGNIQPDHGEIWRQPELKLAWLEQAPELVGESTIYDAVAAGLGELGQWITRYHALSTQLDNADDKTLQELGDLQHKLESKNGWHFQQQVESTLSRLNLPGELPVKSLSGGWKRRVALARALVLEPELLLLDEPTNHLDLDSITWLEEQLLNFQGAVLFVTHDRFFLQKLATRIVDLDRGNLTSWQGTYDDYLRRKASALEDEANQNAEFDKKLAQEEVWIRQGVKARRTRNEGRVRALKKLRDERAQRRNVQGTTKLSLDRGDTSGKKVIEATDLCKAFDGKPVVKDFSTLIQRGDKIGLIGPNGAGKSTLLKLLLKQLEPDSGTVEQGTRLQVAYFDQLREQLDPEMTVADSIADGNDYVEIAGNKRHVMSYLGDFLFAPARARSPVKSLSGGEKNRLLLARLFTKPANLIIMDEPTNDLDLETLELLEEKLVDYDGTLLLVSHDRSFLDNVVTSVLVFEGGGVISEHIGGYSDWLANYQNTKAAEIAVKKTESIEKKTSNDTPKKKKLSYKEQKELDELPDLIDRLESEHSAINEKINSPDFYKNDPTMIADTLEKLKTIDKEMEHAFQRWHDLEAMTH encoded by the coding sequence ATGCCTTTAATTCGACTAACCAATGTTTCAATCGCCTACGGAACCCATGCATTGCTGAATAATGCCAATTTTCAACTGGACCCAGGGGAGCGCGTCGGGCTTCTTGGTAGAAACGGCGAAGGAAAATCCACGTTAATGAAAATTATCGCAGGAAACATCCAGCCCGATCACGGCGAAATCTGGCGCCAACCCGAACTGAAACTCGCCTGGTTAGAACAGGCTCCGGAATTGGTTGGCGAATCTACCATTTACGATGCCGTAGCCGCCGGACTGGGCGAATTAGGCCAATGGATAACCCGTTACCATGCTCTGTCTACACAGTTAGATAATGCTGACGACAAAACACTGCAGGAACTTGGCGATCTACAGCATAAACTGGAATCCAAAAACGGCTGGCATTTTCAACAACAAGTCGAATCGACCTTAAGCCGACTAAATCTGCCGGGAGAACTCCCGGTAAAAAGCTTATCGGGCGGATGGAAGCGTCGAGTCGCACTCGCGAGGGCATTAGTCCTCGAACCTGAATTACTCCTTTTAGATGAACCGACCAACCATCTGGACTTAGACAGCATCACATGGCTGGAAGAGCAATTATTAAATTTTCAAGGGGCCGTTTTATTCGTTACTCATGATAGATTCTTTCTACAAAAATTGGCAACCCGTATTGTCGATCTCGATCGCGGCAATCTAACATCCTGGCAAGGGACTTATGACGACTACCTTCGACGTAAGGCATCCGCACTGGAAGATGAAGCCAATCAAAACGCCGAATTCGACAAAAAACTGGCTCAAGAGGAGGTTTGGATTCGCCAGGGCGTAAAAGCGCGGCGCACCCGTAACGAAGGACGTGTTCGAGCACTCAAGAAATTACGCGACGAACGCGCGCAACGCCGCAATGTTCAAGGAACGACCAAATTATCTTTGGATCGCGGAGACACATCGGGTAAAAAAGTCATCGAAGCGACCGATCTTTGCAAAGCTTTCGACGGGAAACCGGTGGTAAAAGATTTTTCAACACTCATTCAGCGCGGCGACAAAATCGGGTTGATCGGTCCCAATGGCGCAGGAAAATCGACACTGTTGAAACTGTTGCTCAAGCAATTAGAACCCGACAGCGGCACTGTCGAACAAGGCACTCGCCTGCAAGTCGCCTACTTCGACCAACTGAGAGAACAACTCGATCCGGAAATGACCGTCGCCGATTCGATTGCCGACGGCAATGATTATGTCGAAATTGCCGGAAACAAACGCCATGTCATGTCATACCTTGGTGACTTTTTATTCGCGCCGGCGCGTGCACGCTCGCCGGTCAAAAGCCTATCCGGCGGAGAAAAAAACCGCTTACTCCTTGCTCGATTGTTCACGAAACCGGCCAACCTGATCATCATGGACGAACCCACCAATGACCTGGACCTGGAAACCTTGGAGTTATTGGAAGAAAAACTGGTCGATTATGACGGTACTTTATTACTAGTCAGCCATGACCGGAGCTTCCTGGATAATGTCGTCACCAGTGTCCTGGTTTTCGAAGGCGGCGGCGTCATAAGCGAGCATATCGGCGGCTATAGCGACTGGTTAGCAAACTATCAAAACACCAAAGCCGCCGAAATTGCTGTCAAAAAAACCGAAAGCATTGAAAAAAAAACCAGCAATGACACGCCAAAAAAGAAAAAACTCTCTTATAAAGAACAAAAAGAATTAGATGAACTTCCGGACCTGATCGACCGCCTTGAGTCTGAACACTCAGCCATTAACGAAAAAATCAATTCCCCTGATTTTTATAAAAACGACCCTACAATGATCGCCGACACCCTTGAGAAACTGAAAACTATCGATAAAGAGATGGAACATGCCTTTCAACGCTGGCATGATCTCGAAGCCATGACTCATTAA
- a CDS encoding competence/damage-inducible protein A, with amino-acid sequence MNPTLEIFSQGEEIITGQTVDTNAVWLSQACVNMGFTVTRHTAVGDRLDELIALLNEISSRADCCICTGGLGPTSDDLTAQAASLAFSMPLQFDTKAFEQISSFFRNRGRTMPESNRKQAYLPSGAIRIDNQWGTAPGFTLQYNRCRFVFLPGVPFEMQHLFNEFVKCFFARHYTLNPKQLITLKTIGIGESDIQTAIADITIPPEIQLGFRAGPDHIETKLLAPAQYPRQKLDAYIDTIKSRLGDFIFGIADDCNHCDDLPGTIDKMMRDQQRTAIFIETISQGLMAAKCAIANDWLLETHYQRSPAHFADRFSIAFDDIMDLPSQAKSIANAARNQSGADLALIQLYREDNAIDKQDCTITIYNALLSPEGLRHSTHTIGGSVKRKQNQAALLALDLLRRYLQNTN; translated from the coding sequence ATGAATCCGACCCTAGAAATTTTCTCGCAAGGCGAAGAGATCATCACCGGACAAACTGTCGATACCAATGCCGTCTGGCTCTCTCAAGCCTGCGTAAATATGGGTTTTACGGTTACCCGACATACCGCCGTCGGCGACCGACTCGATGAGCTCATAGCGCTTTTAAATGAAATCTCGTCTCGCGCCGATTGCTGTATCTGCACAGGGGGATTGGGCCCTACATCCGATGATTTAACCGCTCAAGCTGCCTCTTTAGCTTTCTCTATGCCCTTGCAATTCGACACGAAAGCTTTCGAGCAGATTTCCAGCTTCTTTAGAAATAGAGGACGAACCATGCCGGAAAGTAATCGAAAGCAAGCTTATCTTCCTAGCGGAGCCATACGCATAGATAATCAATGGGGAACCGCTCCCGGGTTTACCCTACAATACAATCGTTGTCGATTTGTCTTTTTACCGGGCGTGCCGTTCGAAATGCAACATCTATTTAATGAATTTGTTAAATGTTTTTTTGCACGTCATTACACTCTCAACCCTAAGCAATTGATCACTCTAAAAACTATCGGTATCGGCGAATCCGACATACAGACGGCCATCGCAGATATTACGATACCTCCGGAAATTCAACTCGGCTTTCGTGCCGGTCCGGATCATATCGAAACAAAATTACTCGCCCCCGCTCAATATCCTCGCCAGAAACTCGACGCTTATATTGATACAATAAAAAGCCGACTAGGTGATTTTATTTTCGGAATCGCTGACGATTGCAACCATTGCGACGATTTGCCTGGCACGATCGATAAAATGATGCGGGACCAACAACGAACGGCGATCTTCATTGAGACCATAAGTCAAGGTCTCATGGCAGCGAAATGCGCGATTGCCAATGACTGGCTTTTAGAGACTCATTATCAACGAAGCCCCGCACATTTCGCCGACCGATTTTCGATCGCTTTTGACGATATTATGGACCTACCAAGCCAAGCAAAAAGCATCGCAAATGCGGCAAGAAATCAAAGCGGCGCGGATCTTGCCCTCATACAACTCTACAGAGAAGACAACGCAATAGACAAACAAGACTGCACTATTACAATTTACAACGCTTTGTTAAGCCCCGAAGGCTTGCGGCATTCGACTCATACGATCGGCGGCTCCGTTAAGCGAAAACAAAACCAAGCCGCATTGCTGGCATTGGATTTACTACGACGCTATTTACAAAACACAAATTAA
- a CDS encoding AEC family transporter, translating into MIFTLLQMAVLIACGIGWRWLRPGGLSAEQVRPVLTSVVYYLFLPAMVLEVLWRSNIGVQSLQYTFLGTLSIAFAMICIWLIGRVLNIQDKKLGAIILVTAFPNVTYLGLPVLEETFGLWARSVAIQIDLFATAPFLFTVGIMTARHFGEDHSHKHKPTWLNLNAPPFWAALLAVILNMNQITAPEWLLGVLQKLSAGVVPIMLFSLGLALSWQSITLRNLPYALPIILIKLFLMPWFALQVSVFSTLDEAHKAAAVLEMAMPSMVLGIVFCDRYRLDSALYAMAVTLTTVLSMITLPFWYRIITTT; encoded by the coding sequence ATGATCTTCACTCTGCTGCAAATGGCCGTATTGATCGCCTGCGGTATCGGTTGGCGTTGGCTTCGCCCAGGCGGGCTTAGCGCCGAACAAGTTCGACCGGTTTTGACATCGGTGGTCTATTATTTGTTTTTACCTGCAATGGTACTGGAAGTCCTGTGGCGTTCGAACATAGGCGTGCAATCTCTACAATATACTTTCCTTGGCACTTTAAGTATCGCTTTTGCAATGATTTGCATCTGGTTAATTGGACGCGTCCTTAACATTCAAGATAAAAAACTTGGCGCGATTATTCTGGTCACCGCATTCCCCAATGTCACCTATCTTGGACTGCCCGTTTTAGAAGAAACTTTCGGCCTTTGGGCCCGCTCGGTCGCCATACAGATCGATTTATTTGCTACCGCGCCTTTTTTATTTACTGTCGGCATCATGACTGCCCGGCATTTTGGCGAAGACCATAGCCACAAACACAAACCGACTTGGCTCAACCTCAACGCCCCTCCTTTTTGGGCAGCCTTATTGGCGGTGATTTTAAATATGAACCAAATTACTGCTCCCGAGTGGTTACTGGGGGTTTTGCAGAAACTTTCAGCCGGCGTCGTGCCGATCATGCTTTTTTCATTAGGTTTGGCATTGAGCTGGCAAAGCATCACATTGCGTAATCTACCTTATGCTCTGCCGATTATTTTGATTAAACTATTTTTAATGCCGTGGTTTGCCTTGCAAGTATCGGTATTTTCAACGCTGGATGAGGCGCATAAGGCCGCAGCGGTCTTGGAAATGGCCATGCCCAGCATGGTATTGGGCATTGTTTTTTGCGACCGATACCGGCTAGACAGCGCTCTCTATGCCATGGCGGTAACGCTGACCACCGTCTTGAGCATGATTACTCTACCTTTTTGGTACCGCATCATTACTACAACTTAA
- the pyrF gene encoding orotidine-5'-phosphate decarboxylase, giving the protein MTETFISEKSIPVRERLIMALDVPSIPEAQALVEELGDSVIFYKVGMELFMSGDYFGFIEWLKKQNKKVFVDLKFFDVPATVGRAIRALSSKGVDLATIHGNDAIMEAAAKEKGQLKVLAVTALTSLDRGDLDDLGFQCDIRDLVLSRAKRALQIGCDGIVSSGLEASMLREELDHRLLVVTPGIRPVDNREEDDQKRVVSVEQAFRNGADYIVVGRPIRDAEDRKSMAEKIQMQIQSVFK; this is encoded by the coding sequence ATGACCGAAACTTTTATTTCCGAAAAATCCATTCCTGTCCGCGAGCGCTTAATCATGGCGTTGGATGTACCGAGTATTCCTGAAGCCCAAGCCTTGGTTGAAGAATTGGGCGATTCGGTGATTTTCTATAAAGTCGGCATGGAGCTGTTCATGTCCGGGGATTATTTTGGCTTTATCGAGTGGTTGAAAAAACAGAACAAAAAGGTTTTCGTCGATTTAAAATTTTTCGATGTGCCGGCCACTGTGGGGCGTGCTATTCGCGCGCTAAGTAGCAAAGGCGTCGACCTGGCGACTATTCACGGTAACGATGCGATTATGGAGGCGGCCGCGAAGGAAAAAGGACAATTAAAAGTACTGGCGGTGACCGCGTTAACTAGCTTGGATAGAGGAGATCTAGATGATCTGGGGTTTCAATGCGATATACGCGATTTGGTTTTATCGCGTGCCAAGCGTGCCTTGCAAATCGGCTGTGACGGTATCGTTTCATCAGGGTTGGAAGCGTCTATGTTAAGGGAGGAATTAGATCATCGTTTGTTGGTTGTCACTCCGGGTATTAGGCCGGTCGATAATAGAGAAGAGGACGATCAGAAGCGTGTGGTCAGTGTAGAGCAAGCTTTCCGTAACGGAGCCGACTATATTGTTGTCGGTCGTCCGATTCGAGATGCCGAAGACCGTAAATCGATGGCGGAAAAAATCCAGATGCAAATTCAGTCGGTTTTTAAATGA
- a CDS encoding sulfite exporter TauE/SafE family protein → MEHTIPFNASYFVAFAMGLFSSMHCIGMCGSIIGTLTLSLKPEVRISKAKLFPYVLNYNLGRISSYALAGMLVGVIEALLTMPFGEGHGHRVLQVLSAVVMTSAGLYIAGWFPRFAYIEKTGARFWKLIEPYGRRLIPVKTCKQAFLFGMIWGWLPCGLVYAALALAATTGDIVRSGLTMLAFGFGTLPAVISVGIITSTLTRLSRMQYFKQIVGLLMIALALLAALPWLNPMRLQHL, encoded by the coding sequence ATGGAACATACTATCCCCTTTAATGCCTCCTATTTTGTCGCTTTTGCGATGGGGTTGTTTAGTAGCATGCATTGCATTGGCATGTGCGGGTCGATTATCGGGACGCTTACGTTAAGTCTTAAGCCCGAGGTTCGTATATCTAAGGCTAAGCTTTTTCCTTATGTGCTGAACTATAACCTTGGTCGTATCAGCAGTTATGCATTGGCTGGGATGTTGGTAGGTGTTATTGAGGCGTTATTAACGATGCCTTTTGGAGAAGGTCACGGTCATAGAGTATTGCAGGTGCTTTCGGCCGTGGTAATGACCAGTGCCGGACTTTATATCGCGGGGTGGTTTCCGCGTTTTGCTTATATTGAAAAAACCGGCGCCCGTTTTTGGAAATTAATCGAGCCGTATGGTCGCCGCCTCATTCCGGTGAAAACGTGCAAGCAAGCTTTTTTATTCGGCATGATTTGGGGGTGGCTACCTTGTGGTCTAGTCTATGCAGCATTGGCGCTTGCGGCAACGACCGGTGATATAGTTCGTAGCGGGTTGACGATGTTGGCTTTCGGTTTTGGGACTTTACCCGCCGTGATAAGTGTCGGTATAATTACCAGTACACTAACAAGGTTATCCAGAATGCAGTACTTTAAGCAGATTGTCGGCTTATTGATGATTGCACTCGCATTATTGGCCGCTCTGCCATGGCTTAATCCCATGCGATTACAACACTTATAA
- a CDS encoding sigma-54 interaction domain-containing protein: MDHFNSIIGKSPALDSLLRSARMVACTDVTVFIKGETGTGKEVLASAIQKESARANKPFIKLNCAALPESLVESELFGHKKGAFTGANVNKQGIFQAADGGTLFLDEINSLPLSIQAKLLRFLELGECLAVGETKPYRVDVRIIAASNQDLVKQIDAGQFRQDLYFRLNVVPLELPPLSKRTEDIEPLITHFVRHFAQAHSLEAPKFSKQSVRVLTRYRWPGNIRELRNLCERLSILLAGKVIEPDNLPHEFAEYIDEKAPAADAGGIPSFKLPDFGIQLDTLEADLINQALTRTNGNRSKSARLLGITRDTLLYRIQKHGLAA; this comes from the coding sequence GTGGATCATTTTAATTCGATAATTGGGAAATCTCCCGCACTCGATTCTCTACTCCGTAGCGCGAGAATGGTTGCTTGTACCGATGTAACTGTCTTCATCAAAGGAGAAACCGGTACCGGTAAGGAAGTACTAGCTTCCGCTATTCAAAAAGAAAGCGCGCGTGCTAATAAGCCGTTTATCAAGTTGAATTGCGCCGCCTTGCCCGAAAGTTTAGTAGAGTCTGAATTATTCGGGCATAAAAAAGGTGCGTTTACCGGAGCTAACGTTAACAAGCAAGGCATCTTTCAAGCTGCTGATGGCGGTACTTTATTCTTGGATGAAATTAATTCGCTACCGCTGTCGATTCAAGCAAAATTATTGCGTTTTTTGGAATTGGGCGAATGCCTGGCCGTTGGAGAAACTAAGCCTTACCGTGTCGATGTCAGAATCATCGCGGCCAGTAACCAAGACTTGGTCAAGCAAATCGACGCAGGACAGTTTAGGCAGGATTTGTACTTTCGATTAAATGTTGTGCCGCTGGAGTTGCCGCCACTATCGAAAAGAACCGAAGATATCGAGCCGCTGATCACTCATTTTGTTCGGCACTTCGCGCAGGCTCATTCACTTGAGGCCCCGAAATTCAGTAAACAGTCGGTTCGAGTTTTAACTCGCTATCGATGGCCTGGTAATATAAGAGAGCTCCGAAATTTATGTGAAAGACTGTCGATTTTGTTGGCCGGAAAAGTTATCGAGCCCGATAATTTACCGCATGAGTTTGCTGAATATATTGACGAAAAGGCCCCTGCAGCGGATGCAGGCGGTATTCCGAGTTTTAAACTACCCGATTTCGGTATCCAATTGGACACGCTGGAGGCTGACTTGATTAATCAAGCGCTTACTAGAACTAACGGCAATCGCAGCAAGTCAGCCCGGTTATTAGGCATTACCCGAGATACCTTGCTATACCGTATACAAAAACACGGCTTGGCCGCTTAG
- a CDS encoding PP2C family protein-serine/threonine phosphatase, with amino-acid sequence MKLQCFQLTSAGDREVNQDSMGRIIQDDYALFIVADGLGGHQSGEKASRYFCQGLLKLVNQYRGHLTQAPDETMIAWFNSAIEEMKKLFGNDPSASEAHTTCALLYIDPNQTITAHCGDSRIYRMNANKVLWRTKDHSITQQLLDEGSITEQEMGLHPEQNQLTRSVNILKTHLPEIHVYPPIKLGETFLLCTDGFWEFMKSAELLDLAQPESGKNELGKFARLTVLRARGHSDNVTVQWVRCLG; translated from the coding sequence ATGAAATTACAATGCTTTCAATTAACCTCGGCCGGTGACAGAGAGGTTAATCAAGATTCGATGGGACGCATTATTCAAGACGACTATGCCTTGTTTATTGTTGCCGACGGGCTCGGAGGCCATCAGTCGGGTGAAAAAGCTTCCCGATATTTTTGCCAAGGCTTATTAAAATTAGTCAATCAGTACCGGGGGCATCTTACCCAAGCTCCCGACGAAACCATGATTGCCTGGTTTAACTCGGCTATCGAAGAAATGAAAAAGCTTTTCGGCAACGATCCATCCGCATCGGAAGCACACACCACCTGCGCATTGCTCTATATCGACCCGAATCAAACCATCACTGCACATTGCGGCGACTCCCGAATTTACCGGATGAATGCGAATAAAGTTCTATGGCGTACGAAAGATCATTCGATCACGCAGCAACTGTTGGACGAGGGATCAATAACCGAACAAGAAATGGGCTTGCACCCTGAGCAAAACCAACTGACGCGTAGTGTAAATATCTTGAAAACCCACCTTCCCGAAATCCATGTTTACCCTCCAATAAAACTGGGCGAAACATTTCTTTTGTGTACAGACGGCTTCTGGGAGTTCATGAAATCCGCCGAATTACTCGACTTAGCACAACCCGAAAGCGGTAAAAACGAACTGGGGAAATTTGCTCGATTGACGGTGCTCAGAGCAAGAGGGCACAGCGACAATGTGACGGTGCAATGGGTAAGATGTCTTGGATAA
- the pdxJ gene encoding pyridoxine 5'-phosphate synthase gives MNHNDILLGVNIDHIATLRQARGTQYPDPIQAALIAEQAGADGITAHLREDRRHIQDRDIYLLRNIIHSRLNLEMAVTDEMVAIALEVKPYACCLVPEKREELTTEGGLNVAENQARMNDVCLRLGEAGIEVSLFIDPDQGQIDAAVKAGAPVVELHTGRYADAETSSIRSDELKRIQSAAQYANSAGLQVNAGHGLNFHNVEAICKIPEIVELNIGHAIIAQAVFSGLAKTIGDLKQLMRQARLQCLISK, from the coding sequence ATGAACCACAACGATATTCTACTTGGCGTCAACATCGACCATATTGCCACGTTAAGGCAAGCTAGAGGCACTCAGTACCCTGACCCGATCCAAGCTGCATTGATCGCCGAACAAGCCGGCGCGGACGGAATTACCGCTCATTTGCGCGAGGATCGCAGACATATTCAGGACCGGGATATTTATCTACTGCGCAACATTATCCATAGCCGCCTGAACTTGGAAATGGCCGTCACCGACGAAATGGTTGCGATTGCACTCGAAGTCAAACCTTACGCTTGCTGCCTCGTTCCGGAAAAGCGCGAAGAACTGACTACCGAGGGCGGTCTTAACGTGGCCGAAAATCAAGCACGCATGAACGATGTCTGTCTTCGGCTCGGGGAGGCCGGAATCGAAGTCTCCTTATTCATCGACCCGGATCAAGGTCAAATCGATGCTGCTGTAAAAGCAGGCGCGCCAGTCGTCGAATTGCATACCGGACGCTATGCCGATGCGGAAACATCGAGCATTCGCTCCGACGAGCTTAAGCGCATTCAATCGGCCGCGCAATATGCAAACAGCGCCGGACTACAGGTCAATGCCGGGCACGGACTCAATTTCCACAATGTCGAAGCAATTTGCAAAATCCCTGAAATTGTCGAATTAAATATCGGCCATGCCATTATCGCCCAAGCGGTTTTCTCCGGTTTAGCCAAAACTATCGGCGATCTTAAACAATTGATGCGGCAAGCCCGATTACAGTGCTTGATCTCCAAATAA